The genomic segment ATATGGACTGCTCTTGGTATCTATTCATTTGATTCAATGATAAATTATAAGAAAATGCAGAAAAAATCCGGTTTGATTTAATTATGATCTTGAAGGTAATCAGGTTATGAAAACAAATTACATAATAAAATTATTGACAAATTTTGATAATAATGTTTAGGATTCTACAATTTTTTTATATATGAGATTAATATGAAAACTGCAATAAATACATATAAAAATCAAAACTGGTGGTGGTACTGGCATTTCACAGGTGTGTCTCCGGTACTTCTTTAACCTGGTAATATTAAAATTAAGAATACTGACCGTGGGCATACTAAGCTCACGGTCTTTTTTGTTTTTCAGGCCGTGGAGAAATCACTCCCCGGCCTTTTTTATTTTGTTAAAATGAAAGGATTTATCCCATGCTGATTAATCAATTTCCTGGCAAGGAAGATTTTTGTCAAATGGCATCACAGCATAATGTGATCCCTGTTTGTGCTGAGGTTCTTGCAGATACGGAAACCCCTGTATCTCTTTTAAAAAAAATCTATAAAGACAAGGGGCCTGTTTTTCTTCTTGAAAGTGTGGAAGGAGGGGAGCGCTGGGGCAGGTACAGCTTTTTAAGTGCATCAGCCCATATTAATATAAAGGTATTTAAAAATAATGTTGAAATTCAGAAAAACGGGGATGTAAGGCAGATTCCCCATAAGGGCGATCCCCTGTCAGTATTAAGAGAAGTCATGGCACAATACAATCCTGCCGCAGTTTCAGGTCTGCCCAGGTTCTGGGGAGGCATGGTGGGTTATTTAACCTATGAAATGGTTTCTTTTTTTGAAGATATTCCCAACAATCTTCCAGATGATAAACCCATTGCCCATTTTATCATACCTGACGAACTTTTGGTTTTTGACAATATCCGCCATACCCTTACATGTGTGGTAATTTCCTTTATCAATAAAAATGATGATATTGAAAAAACCTATAAAGAATCATATAAAAGGCTTCAAAACCTTATGAATGAGATGCAGGTCTGTCTTTCATATCTTGAAATACAAAGGGATAAGACTGATCTGACCATAAAAACCCCCCTGTCTGATGAAAGATTCAGGCAGATGATACAGAAAACAAAGGATTATATCAGGGCAGGGGATATTATCCAGGCAGTTATATCCCAGCCTTTTTCATGCTCTCCTCCCCCTGATTTATGGACTCTTTACCGTGCCCAGCGTTTTGTAAATCCGTCCCCGTATCTTTATTTTCTCCACCTGGAAAACACTGCACTGGTGGGTTCTTCGCCAGAGGTTATGATTCGCCTGGAAAACGGGGTTGCCACACTCAGGCCCATTGCAGGAACACGGCCAAGAGGGAAAAACGAACAGGAAGACCGCAGCCTTGCAGATGAGCTGCTCCAGGATGAAAAGGAGCGGGCAGAACACCTGATGCTTGTGGATTTGGGCAGAAACGATCTTGGACGGGTAGGAGAAACAGGAAGCGTCCAGGTAACGGATTTGATGGTGGTTGAAAGATATTCCCATGTCATGCACCTGGTATCAAATATCTGCTGCGATCTTAAAACCGAGTATGACGCATGGGATCTTCTCAGGGCAACATTTCCAGCCGGGACCCTTTCAGGCGCTCCAAAGGTAAGAGCCATGGAAATCATAGCAGAACTTGAAGACACGCCCAGGGGACCCTACGGCGGGGCAGTGGGTTATATTTCTTTCAGCGGTAATATGGACATGGCAATAACCATAAGAACCGCCTGTGTTGAAAATGGAGTCCTGACAGTGCGGGCAGGTGCGGGCATTGTGGCTGACTCTGATCCTGAAAGCGAGCGCATTGAAACTGTAAACAAAGCCAGGGCAATTCAAAAAGCATTGCAGATGGTTCATAAAGGTTTAAAAACCGTCTGAAATTTTATATTAAGGAGACAAATCATGCTTATTATGATAGATAATTATGATTCATTTACATATAACCTGGTTCAATACCTTGAAGGACTTGGCACCCAGGTTAAGGTTTTTAGAAATAACAAGATTACGATTGAAGAAATTGAAGCTTTAAAACCCCGGGCAATTGTCATATCCCCAGGCCCTGGACGGCCTGAAACAGCAGGGATTTCCCTGGATGTTATAAAAAAATTTTCAGGAAAACTGCCCATCTTAGGCGTATGCCTTGGTCATCAGAGCATTGCCCATGCTATGGGAGGAAAGGTGGTTTCTGCAAAAAAGTTGATGCACGGGAAAACATCAGTTATAACTGCTGACGGGAAAAACATTTACAGCGGCATAAAAAATCCGTTCCAGGCAATGCGCTACCATTCCCTGGCTGTTTCCAGGGAAAATCTGCCTGACTGCCTTATTATTACATCAGAATCAGAAGACGGAGAAATCATGGGCATCCGCCATAAGGAACATCTTACAGAAGGAATCCAGTTTCACCCGGAATCAATCATGACACCGGTTGGAAAAAGACTTTTGAGAAATTTTTTAACATTATCAGAAAATACCAGCAGGAGGGAGCAATAATGTTTCGCGAAAATCTGAAAAAGATCGTACAGAAAAAAAATTTAACAGAAGAAGAAATGTCATTTATGCTGACAGAGATCTTGTCAGGAAACCTGAAAGAATCCCAGATTGGAGCATTTATGGCAGCCCTTGCCACAAAAGGGGAAACCTTTGAAGAGGTTGCAGGAGCAGCAAGAGCCATGAGACGCAAGGCAGTGCGCATCCAGACCTCGGCAGCAATGGTTGTTGATACATGCGGAACAGGGGGAGACGGGCTTAATACATTTAATATCTCAACCACAACAGCCTTTGTGGTTGCTGGATGCGATGTAATTGTTGCAAAACACGGAAACCGCTCTGTTTCCAGTAAATGCGGGAGTGCAGATGTTCTTGAAAAACTGGGAATAAAGATAGATACAGCCCCTGAAATAGTTGAAGAGGCTGTAAGGGAGATTGGAATAGGCTTTCTTTTTGCGCCTTTATATCACAGCGCCATGCGGTTTGCCGCCAATCCACGAAAAGAAGTGGGCATCAGGAGCATATTCAACATGCTCGGCCCCCTTACAAATCCTGCTGCTGCAAACTGCCAGCTTCTCGGAGTATATGCGCCAGAGCTTACCGAGATGTTTGCAAATGCCCTGCGCCTTCTTGGCACAAAACGGGCATTTGTTGTTCACGGCCATGACGGACTTGATGAAATCTCGGTCTGCGCTCCCACGCGCATATCAGAACTTAATGACAAAATGATAAGAACCTATGACATCACCCCTGAGCAGTTCTTTGGAAAAACAGCCCGGCAGGAAGATATGACAGGCGGAACCCCTGAAGAAAATGCAGAAATAACAAAAAATATTCTTAACGGGGAAAAAGGCCCGAAAAGAAATGTTGTTGTTCTCAATGCTTCTGCAGCCCTTGCTGCAGCCGGGAAAGCAGATGATCTTAAATCCGGTATAAAAATGGCAGAAGAAGCCATTGACAGCGGAAAAGCAATGGAAAAACTAAAAGCTCTTGCAGAATACACCCAGGAAAACGGCTAGGAGAAAAATCATATGAGTGCAGATATTTTAAGCCGGATTGTCGCCAGGAAACATGAGGAGGTTGCAGAAGCTGAAAAACTGATTCCTGAAAAAAACCTGGCTGAACAGGCAAAAGCCAGGCAGGACTACCGCCCTTTTTTCAAAACCCTGTCAAAACCGGGTAAATCAGGTGTTAATATAATAGCAGAAATAAAAAGAGCTTCTCCGTCAAAAGGCATTATCTGCCCTGATCTTGATCCTGCTGAATTTGCCAGGGCCTATGAAAAGGGCGGAGCCTCATGCCTTTCCGTGCTTACAGACCGGGATTTTTTCCAGGGCAGTATTAATGACTTGAAAGCTGCAAGAAAATCAGTATCCCTGCCGGTTCTTAGAAAGGATTTCATGATCTCACCTTACCAGTTTTACGAATCTGCGGCAATGGGAGCAGATGCAGTCCTTCTCATTGTCAGGATTCTTGAACCTGTGCAGTTAAAGGACTTTATGCAGCTTGCAGCAGAACTGAATCTTGATACCCTGACAGAAGTACATTCAAAAGCAGAGCTTGAAACAGCAGTAAAAGCAGGGGCAAAGCTCGTGGGCATAAACAACAGGAACCTGGGAACCTTTGAAACAAATATTCAAAAAGCAGCAGACCTGGCCTCCCTGTTTACATCTGATCAGGTTCCGGTTGCAGAAAGCGGGATAAAAACAAGGGAAGATATAATATCCCTGCAAAAAGCCGGTATATTTAATTTTCTCATAGGAGAAAGCATTGTCCGTTCTCCTGATCCAAAAGCATTTTTAAAATCTCTTGCAGGAAGAATGAAACCCTAAGGGTTTTTAAAACCCTTAGGGTTTGAGGGTAAATTATTAATTGGGAAATGCCTTAAACCAAAGGAATAAAAATGGAAAAAGATTATATTCCCCAGATCAAGATATGCGGACTTACAGAGGTTTCCCAGGCTCTTGAATGCGCAGCCCTCGGACCCGATGCCATAGGCTGCGTATTTTTCCCCAAAAGCCCCAGGAACATAAGCCAAACCAGGGCAAAGGAAATCTGCACAGCCCTGCCCCCTGGAATAACAAGCGTAGGGGTTTTTGTTAATGAAACCTTTTCTTTTATCATGAGAAAGGTCGAATTTTGCGGATTAAAGGCTGTCCAGCTTCACGGACAGGAACCGCCTGAACTGGTTAAGCAGTTACGCAGGGAAAACTTAAAGGTTATAATGGGGCTTTTCATGACCCGCGAACCTGGTCTTAACCAGGCTGAAAAATATGAAGCAGACGGATTTCTCATTGAATGCGGACAGGGAAAACTGCCCGGTGGAAATGCAAAAACATGGGACTGGTCATCAGCAAAACCATTTGGTGAAAAATACCCTTTTATTCTTGCAGGAGGACTTTCACCTGATAATGTAACCCAGGCAGTAACCCAGGCACAGCCAGATGCAGTTGACGTAAGTTCCGGTGTTGAGCTTTCACCTGGGCAAAAGGATATTAACAAGGTAAAAAAATTTATTGAACAGGTAAAATCCTGTCATATTAAAAGGCAGGGCAGAGTGGTTTGGTAACATTTATTTAAAGGGCAGTTCTTTGCGGCTGCCCTTTAATAAAAATCATGACTTTTGATAATAATACTGATATATCAAATTTTAAAATCATATAATTGAAAATTGTATTAAAAAAGGAGGATTGTTATGGAAAAAAAATTAATAATTTTT from the Desulfonema limicola genome contains:
- a CDS encoding anthranilate synthase component I family protein — its product is MLINQFPGKEDFCQMASQHNVIPVCAEVLADTETPVSLLKKIYKDKGPVFLLESVEGGERWGRYSFLSASAHINIKVFKNNVEIQKNGDVRQIPHKGDPLSVLREVMAQYNPAAVSGLPRFWGGMVGYLTYEMVSFFEDIPNNLPDDKPIAHFIIPDELLVFDNIRHTLTCVVISFINKNDDIEKTYKESYKRLQNLMNEMQVCLSYLEIQRDKTDLTIKTPLSDERFRQMIQKTKDYIRAGDIIQAVISQPFSCSPPPDLWTLYRAQRFVNPSPYLYFLHLENTALVGSSPEVMIRLENGVATLRPIAGTRPRGKNEQEDRSLADELLQDEKERAEHLMLVDLGRNDLGRVGETGSVQVTDLMVVERYSHVMHLVSNICCDLKTEYDAWDLLRATFPAGTLSGAPKVRAMEIIAELEDTPRGPYGGAVGYISFSGNMDMAITIRTACVENGVLTVRAGAGIVADSDPESERIETVNKARAIQKALQMVHKGLKTV
- a CDS encoding anthranilate synthase component II, coding for MLIMIDNYDSFTYNLVQYLEGLGTQVKVFRNNKITIEEIEALKPRAIVISPGPGRPETAGISLDVIKKFSGKLPILGVCLGHQSIAHAMGGKVVSAKKLMHGKTSVITADGKNIYSGIKNPFQAMRYHSLAVSRENLPDCLIITSESEDGEIMGIRHKEHLTEGIQFHPESIMTPVGKRLLRNFLTLSENTSRREQ
- the trpD gene encoding anthranilate phosphoribosyltransferase, yielding MFRENLKKIVQKKNLTEEEMSFMLTEILSGNLKESQIGAFMAALATKGETFEEVAGAARAMRRKAVRIQTSAAMVVDTCGTGGDGLNTFNISTTTAFVVAGCDVIVAKHGNRSVSSKCGSADVLEKLGIKIDTAPEIVEEAVREIGIGFLFAPLYHSAMRFAANPRKEVGIRSIFNMLGPLTNPAAANCQLLGVYAPELTEMFANALRLLGTKRAFVVHGHDGLDEISVCAPTRISELNDKMIRTYDITPEQFFGKTARQEDMTGGTPEENAEITKNILNGEKGPKRNVVVLNASAALAAAGKADDLKSGIKMAEEAIDSGKAMEKLKALAEYTQENG
- the trpC gene encoding indole-3-glycerol phosphate synthase TrpC, whose translation is MSADILSRIVARKHEEVAEAEKLIPEKNLAEQAKARQDYRPFFKTLSKPGKSGVNIIAEIKRASPSKGIICPDLDPAEFARAYEKGGASCLSVLTDRDFFQGSINDLKAARKSVSLPVLRKDFMISPYQFYESAAMGADAVLLIVRILEPVQLKDFMQLAAELNLDTLTEVHSKAELETAVKAGAKLVGINNRNLGTFETNIQKAADLASLFTSDQVPVAESGIKTREDIISLQKAGIFNFLIGESIVRSPDPKAFLKSLAGRMKP
- a CDS encoding phosphoribosylanthranilate isomerase, whose protein sequence is MEKDYIPQIKICGLTEVSQALECAALGPDAIGCVFFPKSPRNISQTRAKEICTALPPGITSVGVFVNETFSFIMRKVEFCGLKAVQLHGQEPPELVKQLRRENLKVIMGLFMTREPGLNQAEKYEADGFLIECGQGKLPGGNAKTWDWSSAKPFGEKYPFILAGGLSPDNVTQAVTQAQPDAVDVSSGVELSPGQKDINKVKKFIEQVKSCHIKRQGRVVW